Genomic segment of Ailuropoda melanoleuca isolate Jingjing chromosome 1, ASM200744v2, whole genome shotgun sequence:
GATGGAAAGTAGCCAGTCCTCCtgtttacaaaagaggaaacggACTCTGGGAAAACCTGCCCAAGGTTACTCAGTTTGGTCTTAGAGCCGGCCTGGAACTAAATCTTTCTCATTCAAAGCCTGAGCTTTCCCACTACAACCATATAGCACCGCCAAGCATATGTAGTCATATATTGATGATAGTGTGTGGGGAAAAAGCCTGcagtttttgtgaaaaataattcaaGCATCAGGCATCCAGTAAGTTGCTAAAGAGCTCTATTAAACTGAACAGTGATAAGGAGGCACCGTAGGGGAAATTTATAATGTtactatgaaatatataaaaatatacttgtaTATGTTTCATAAATACCTGATTTCTTGGTTCTGATGTACAAAACTGGCTTCCATCAGTGTTTAAAATCTCCAGTACTTGGAACTGATTAGTTACTGGGTTCAAAGGAAGCATAAGCTTATCTCAGAATTGACGTATCTGATTTATATAGTTAGAGCTGAAAGGGACACCCTGTTTCCTCAGCACCTCGTTTTAATATGAAAAATCGGAAGCTCAAAGATGGAGCGACCTCGCCAAGGAAACAGCCCTGATTTGTTTGAGAATTGCCATTCAGAATAGCTCTTTGATGACATATTTAAACTGTTTTATGCTAtaaatgatgtcattttttttaatataaatacttaATCTTCCTATTGGCAGTATGATGTTGTCTTAActgattttcctttcctcttcctcccctgccccatcctttttttaaagccacCTGTTCAGGTATATGGTATCGAAGGCCGCTATGCCACTGCTCTTTATTCTGCTGCATCTAAACAGAATAAACTGGAACAAGTAGAGAAGGAATTGTTGAGAGTAGCAGTAAGTAGCTTTTCTATTCATTACTTACTAAATTTCCGTCGTCTGtgttttgctttaattatttGGCCACGTATCCCTAATGAGGTATATCCTAAGAGAAAATGgactaccaaaaaaaagaaaaacctattttCTGTAATCATGTTGATAGTGATAGTACTGGGTCTTGTTATTCTGAACCTACTGCATAATGGGTACAGGTGGATACATATCAGGATATTAATATTAGGAACCAAGATTTGGGGCtaagagaagaaatagaagtCACCTTTGAAAATCTGTGTTTGTATTTCAGATATTTCCAAAATAGTCTTTAGAATGTATTATAACGTGGTTTACTAGGAATTTATTTTACGAATCCTTTCctccatttcaatttttattttattcccaagATGTGAGAAGAAAATGACCAAGCAGAGCACGCTGGGCAGCAAAATTAGGAAAGGTCTGTGATGATATAAGAGAACTGATAAATCATGAAGCTTACGgaggaaagtttatttttacatttttattaacataaaaagaataaattaattgaattaacAAAAGTCTACTATGTAACTTAAAGAGGAGAATCTCTGCTGTAATTTTAACTCCGTTTTCTAATTAACAAGTTCCTGCCCGTTTTGTTGCTTGcccttctctttttgctttgtaGTTGGTCACCTCCACCAATAAGTTCTGGATTAAAGAAGGAGAGTCTAGTGTATACTCTCTCCAGAAAGAGTTTGgctctttttttggttttatgttttaagaagttcttgtatttttaatccacttatttctaaagatttttttatcttactgttcggaagaaaaaaaccctcaccGGCTAGTCATAAAGGATAATACTtacatattttgttcatttttcattttaagctttttatcGGACCTTTTGTCCAAGCAGACAATAATGTTAGCTCTCTGTCCTCTTTGTCTAGTTATCTCTGCAGATCGTGCTTGCGGTCTTAGTTGGTGTGATTATGAGCCACACAGAGCCAACAGCCTTACTGTTGGAGACGCATGGGACGGGGTTGCAAGAGCAGGCGGGCTCTCACGCAGGCATTTTTGGAGGTGTTAATTATTGCCCGCTACTTGTCATTTATGCCCATTTTAAACCTGAACAGTGGTGTTCATAGTGGAGAGCATGACCTGGGTTGTGGTCATTAGAATGGGATTTGACTAAAACCTGGAAATCAGTTAAGATGTGGAGACATAGAAAGGTGGCAGTTACCTTAAGAAGCTATAAAACGCGAGCCGTGTTTTGGTCCTGAGAGAAGTGTTTTGGTCCTGAGAGAAGAGTGTGACGCTGCACAGATGCCCCGAGCTGCCCCTGGAGCTGCCCCTGGACGATGCAgcagaaaaagataagaaacctGAAAAACTGCATTCCCCTCAGCCCAGAATGCTTTTCGTTTGTGTAAGTCAGCAGTTTTTAGGGGAACATGTTGTTTCTACGGAGTCAATCAAATTGAAGTTTTAGCCTGACAAGTCACCTGATTAGAGACAGAATTCTGGCCAGGAGCCTGGGAGAAGAGGCTACCGGAGGTATTTAACTGAAAGGTGTGCAAATGGAAACAGCCGTTGTTGGTTCATTGAACTCTGGCCCGATACTAAGGGGAGCAAGGTGCTGGAAGCTCCCCTGGGTCACTGAAAACAGACATTTATGAAGTAACAAAATGGAGACACATGGTGTCTCTCCTGGTAGCTGCACACCCACTGTTTGTCCGCTCTCCCTCCCAGACTGACTGAGGCACCTCTGGAAACACCAGAGGTCTCACGGGGCTCTGTAAGAGGCAGGACAGAGTCAGGATCGGTCTGAGACGGAGAGGCCCCCGGAAAGGGCATGACAAGCAGCCTCCTTTGCCTTTCGAGCACCTTTTTAGGTCCGCATCTGAGTGTTGGCATCACTGGCCGCCTCATAGTATGTGAAAATCTATAGAGTATTACCTGTATTAAATACGTTAACCTATGCCGTTCATCGAATCTTTtggctgtttcattttttttataatctctcctaaaaagcaaaaataatttaagaaactttataaagtgtttttaaattttttcaagaaatatcaTCATACCCTGTGTAAAATCAAGGTAACGGTGTATTCTCAAAGGCAGTGAAAATTACTTAATTGTAAACTTCTCTTCATACGTGCTTGAGTGCTGATTTAATTAATGAAATACATGATTCATAAGAAGGTATGTTGTGGCAGTTAGGATCATTTATgctttaaagagtttttttttttggtactttcaGCAAATCTTGAAGGAACCCAAAATGGCTGCTTCCATTATGAATCCGTATATAAAGCGTTCCGTGAAAGTGAAAAGCCTAAATGACATGAGCGCGAAAGAAAGGTTCTCTCCCCTCACATCCAACCTGATCAGTAAGTATTAGATCTTTTCCACCAAAGTCCCTGAAAATCTGCTGCTGGAAGTGTGGCCCGTGGACCAGGCACGTCAGCCCCACCTGTGTCTTGGCAGTGAAGCAGCTTAGGACGTAGCCGGCCCGCAAAATCAGAGCCTGCGTCTGAACCAGCTCCCCGAGCGAACTGTTTGTGCATGCAGGTTTGAGGAGCACTGTCTGAAGGTTATTAAGgtgtaagaaagtaaaaatttaaaaaaaaaaaaaaaaaaggtgtaagaAAGTAACTGCAGTCAGTACGTTCAGCTTGGGGAGAAGACCCCTGGGATTCATACCAAGAAAATGGCTTGTAGCCAGTGGTGGTACCGCCGTCCTTGAAGACGTTTGTGTTCTTTGGTGCATCTGGCTGGCTTTTGAAGTCCCTTGGTCAAGCAGAATACGAGCTGCAAAGAATATGTGTTCATGTCGTCATCTTTGAATATTGACGCATGTTAATTTGAGGTTAGAGTCCATCCAGAAGTAGGCGAGTCTCCTACGGGCTGCGATGAAGACAGCTGTTGCAGACCCGGGGGACCTCCCCCGCATAGCCACCTTACTGATTGAGACGCGAATCGGTGCTGGTTCTTTTAAACGctgaatatgctttttaaaataacaagtgGCATCTTTATTCACGTTCCTGAAGGATGTTGAATGTGGCATGTTAAGGCCACAAATCTGAGTTTGCTTTTGAGGTGAATACAATACCTCATGAATAACCTGTTCTGAGTGAGTTTCATGTTGACACCTTCCCTTTCCCAGATTTGCTTGCTGAGAATGGTCGCTTGGACAATACCCCTGGAGTCATTTCTGCCTTTTCGACCATAATGAGTGTCCACCGTGGAGAAGTGCCGTGCACGGTGACCACTGCATCTGTAAGTGACAGCTTGTTGCCACTGGATTTGCTTCGACACTCCATGCGTCACGTTTtgcataatgaaaagaaaaaaacaggctgAAATGCAGGAATTGGTAAAGGTGACTTGTCACTTAAGAGGTTTGCTTCGGTTCTTAATTCTGCTCTGGAAGGGCCAGTGTGTATCTTCTTGGTGCCTCCCTCACCAGGGACTACTCAGAAGGACCAGACTGGGGTAAATGTGTCAGGACGTAGTGGTTTGAGTCATTTTGTAAATACCTTAGTGAGCGGGCTCCTGAAACTAGAGTGTCTCTTCTGTGGCGGTGGATGGGAGCGTAGGACACGTAGGCCCTTTGATCTTGTTGCATTGTTGAAATGGGCTGTAATAACGGACACCATTCTTTTTTGAACCCTACTATATGctaggtactttattattttaatatcagaGTTCCATGTGAGGTagaattatccttattttatagatgaggaaatccaAGGAAATGAAGTTGCTTGCCCAGGGTGACAAAACATGGAATCGGGATTTGAACATAGGACTCTCTTTCAGAAGTGCGTGTTCTTTAAGCTGCACTACGTCCCCAGAATTAATTTTGTTGGTGTCTTAAatacctgtttccttccttcctcctcacaGCCTGTGGGGCTTAAGTAACAGTAGAGGATGGTAGATTGGCTTGGAATACGCAGCCCCTGACCTCGTCTAGATTAGTATTTCTGGTGTGTAAAAGATATTCTGATTTTCCAAAAGAGCACAGTGTCAGACATTTTAGCACGTAATAATATTTGCACGCTTATAGTTCCGTAGTTGGTGCCAACGAAGCATGTAACTGGCTGAGAAGCATCACAGCTCAGGCCTTCATCCGAGCCCGCGGGGACCGCACCAGCTCTCCCTGATGGGAGCCCAGACAAGGCTTCACCCGGCCGATGGTCACACCGTCCCCGTGGCTAAGCCCTGGTACAGGTCACTCAGAGATTACAaggacatgatttttttaaagggtgcATATTTTTGTAAAAGTTTTTTAGAACCAACTGTTGCTAATGCTTTTGGTGTTGAAATTCCTTGGGTGAATAAGTTTCCactggttaaaaacaaaaaaattactccttgatTAATGACTAAGGGCACAGACTATAGAAACAGACTGATTGCATATATTGGAGCAAGTGGGACGTCAGGTGAGTTTCTTAGCCACTCGGAATGTCTGCTCTCctacagaaaatgagagaatggCTAGCCGCCCAGAGTCATGCAGATTCCAGGAGATAGTGGGTGTGaaatgcctggcacctagtacCTGTCTCAGCGGGGGGTGTGCACGTACTTCCAAGTTCTCTAGCCTGGGGACTGAGCAAATAATGTTTTGATTAAACACTAATAGACTTGGgactcctggtggctcagtcagttaagcgtccaactctcaatttcagctcaggtcatgacctcaggcttGTACAaggccctgcttcgggctccacgctcagcgtggagtcttcttgtcccttttcctc
This window contains:
- the ATP5PO gene encoding ATP synthase subunit O, mitochondrial, whose amino-acid sequence is MAAPAVSGLSRQVRCFSTSVVRPFSKLVRPPVQVYGIEGRYATALYSAASKQNKLEQVEKELLRVAQILKEPKMAASIMNPYIKRSVKVKSLNDMSAKERFSPLTSNLINLLAENGRLDNTPGVISAFSTIMSVHRGEVPCTVTTASPLDEATLTELKTVLKSFLSKGQVLKLEVKTDPSIMGGMIVRIGERYADMSAKTKIQKLSRAMREVF